The following proteins come from a genomic window of Rhodothermales bacterium:
- a CDS encoding DUF1328 domain-containing protein, with protein MLRLAFVALIVALIAGVLGFGGLAGAAVSVAKIAFLIFLVVAILLFVLGRRVVT; from the coding sequence ATGTTACGACTTGCTTTTGTTGCCCTCATCGTTGCGCTCATCGCCGGCGTCCTCGGATTCGGCGGACTCGCTGGCGCGGCGGTATCCGTCGCGAAAATCGCGTTCCTCATCTTCCTGGTCGTCGCCATCCTCCTCTTCGTGCTCGGCCGTCGGGTGGTTACCTGA
- a CDS encoding DUF4159 domain-containing protein, whose product MDRLLLILAIVLLVVIAPPATPVQAQSNDVAFRLVRVKYESNGNGRRGWGRRGMGVWATDYPAADFNLHTAIERTTQIPLGGEPLVFTLKEKEILDYPVLYITEPGYWYIDEEEVAGLRTYLDRGGFLIIDDFHDYGDGQKGPQWENMYMNMKQVYPDREPVLLPNDHPIWSIFYDIDPLAALSTKTRGEIGWLDYDDDEYYGIFDDNGRLSVVICYNQDIGDGWEWPGRHLGEASTVSFQMAINFIMWALTH is encoded by the coding sequence ATGGACCGTCTCCTGCTCATCCTGGCTATCGTTCTTTTGGTCGTGATCGCGCCGCCGGCCACGCCCGTGCAGGCGCAGTCGAATGACGTCGCGTTTCGGTTGGTGCGAGTGAAATACGAGAGTAACGGTAACGGGCGGCGCGGATGGGGCCGGCGCGGGATGGGCGTCTGGGCGACCGACTACCCCGCGGCCGACTTCAACCTCCACACGGCCATCGAGCGCACGACGCAGATCCCGCTCGGCGGCGAGCCGCTCGTGTTCACGCTCAAAGAGAAGGAGATCCTCGATTACCCGGTGCTCTACATCACCGAACCGGGGTACTGGTACATCGACGAAGAGGAGGTGGCCGGCCTGCGCACCTACCTCGACCGCGGTGGCTTCCTGATCATCGACGACTTCCACGACTACGGCGACGGCCAGAAGGGCCCCCAGTGGGAGAACATGTACATGAACATGAAGCAGGTCTACCCCGATCGGGAACCGGTCCTGCTGCCCAACGACCACCCCATCTGGTCAATCTTCTACGATATCGACCCCCTGGCCGCGCTATCCACGAAAACCCGTGGCGAGATTGGGTGGCTGGATTATGACGACGACGAGTATTACGGCATCTTCGACGACAACGGCCGGCTCAGCGTGGTCATCTGCTACAACCAGGACATCGGCGATGGCTGGGAATGGCCGGGCCGGCACCTCGGCGAAGCGTCGACGGTCAGCTTTCAGATGGCGATCAACTTCATCATGTGGGCGCTCACGCACTGA
- a CDS encoding S8 family serine peptidase: protein MFAFSLSTPTVLALLGCLLIAWDASKQQGKNPWTVIIGLSCIGAMALLRLFSPAGLFFSLSGAFSDLGIGMWLGAAVLLVRRGKAKPFFTVGLFALAIAGLLLLTGRVFGVGESLTEDQTQGVLVELGPDDTLEEIQPLLDAYSVTAERAFPSVSLDEDEDLAQVYLLKGSWEMLKKIIDYLLRDEENVDAAYWNATVSLAPPDGAWPEASRKPGRSIFANDPLVDRQWALEAIGADAAHEMLSHNTPVRKARVAILDTGVDARHEDIAGIFVDSPGSTDKHGHGTHCAGIAGAATNNELGMASLNWDGAYVEVAGYNALGPDGLGSLESIGQAIIDATDDGADVLSMSLGGYSPIAPKVVSDAVRYALKRNAIVVAAAGNSNQDAKYHMPSNIEGVITVSATDAQGRKASFSNTNMSLARPIAAPGVDIVSLVPGNDYQPKSGTSMATPLVSGLIGVMRALDPDLTADAAYAILKETGTKLSDSNKVGLQINAEAAIATVLSDQPVVALTR, encoded by the coding sequence ATGTTCGCATTTTCCCTTTCTACGCCAACCGTCCTCGCCCTGCTGGGGTGCCTCCTGATCGCCTGGGACGCCAGCAAGCAACAGGGTAAAAACCCGTGGACCGTCATCATCGGGCTTTCATGTATCGGGGCGATGGCCCTGCTGCGGCTATTTTCGCCGGCCGGCCTGTTTTTCTCGCTCTCCGGCGCCTTCTCTGATCTGGGTATCGGGATGTGGCTCGGCGCCGCCGTGTTGCTTGTCCGGCGCGGCAAGGCCAAACCTTTTTTCACGGTAGGCCTCTTCGCCCTTGCCATTGCCGGACTGCTCCTCCTCACTGGCCGTGTCTTTGGAGTCGGGGAGTCGCTCACCGAGGATCAGACGCAGGGCGTCCTGGTAGAGCTTGGCCCCGACGACACCCTCGAAGAAATCCAGCCCTTACTCGACGCCTACTCCGTCACGGCCGAACGTGCGTTCCCGTCGGTGTCTCTAGATGAGGATGAGGACCTTGCGCAGGTGTATCTCCTAAAGGGATCATGGGAGATGCTCAAAAAGATCATCGACTACCTGCTGCGCGACGAGGAAAACGTCGACGCCGCCTACTGGAACGCCACCGTGAGCCTGGCCCCGCCGGATGGCGCCTGGCCGGAGGCGTCCCGCAAGCCCGGACGGTCCATTTTCGCCAACGACCCGCTCGTCGACCGCCAGTGGGCGCTCGAAGCGATCGGCGCCGATGCCGCACACGAAATGCTCAGCCACAACACCCCCGTCCGTAAAGCCCGCGTCGCCATCCTGGACACGGGCGTTGATGCCCGGCATGAGGACATCGCCGGCATCTTCGTCGATAGCCCGGGCAGCACCGACAAACACGGGCACGGGACCCACTGCGCCGGCATTGCGGGCGCGGCGACGAACAACGAGTTGGGGATGGCCTCGCTGAACTGGGACGGGGCGTACGTGGAGGTCGCCGGCTACAACGCCCTCGGCCCCGACGGCCTCGGCTCGCTCGAATCCATTGGTCAGGCCATCATCGACGCCACGGACGACGGGGCCGATGTGCTCTCGATGTCGCTCGGTGGATACTCCCCCATCGCGCCGAAAGTCGTGTCGGACGCCGTCCGATACGCGCTCAAACGGAACGCGATCGTGGTGGCGGCCGCCGGCAATTCGAACCAGGACGCGAAATACCACATGCCTTCCAACATCGAGGGCGTGATCACCGTCTCCGCGACCGACGCCCAGGGCCGCAAGGCGTCGTTCTCGAACACCAACATGAGCCTCGCCCGGCCTATCGCCGCGCCGGGCGTCGACATTGTCTCGCTCGTCCCGGGCAACGACTATCAGCCCAAAAGCGGGACGTCGATGGCCACACCGCTCGTCTCGGGCCTCATCGGCGTGATGCGGGCGCTCGACCCGGACCTCACGGCGGACGCCGCCTACGCGATCCTGAAAGAAACGGGCACGAAGCTGTCCGATTCCAACAAGGTCGGGCTTCAGATCAACGCCGAGGCCGCGATCGCCACGGTCCTGTCCGATCAGCCGGTGGTGGCGTTAACGCGTTGA
- a CDS encoding GIY-YIG nuclease family protein yields the protein MPKPGFVYILASKRNGTLYIGATSDLARRVEEHKLDVVEGFTKQYQIHTLVYYEEHDDIRDAIERERQMKKWERKWKLRLIEELNPNWIDLSEGLL from the coding sequence ATGCCTAAACCCGGCTTCGTCTACATACTGGCGAGTAAACGAAACGGAACATTATATATTGGGGCGACAAGCGATCTGGCTCGACGTGTGGAAGAGCATAAGCTAGATGTGGTAGAGGGATTCACGAAGCAATACCAGATCCACACCCTCGTATATTACGAGGAGCATGATGATATCAGAGATGCCATCGAACGAGAACGACAGATGAAGAAGTGGGAGCGTAAGTGGAAGCTTCGACTGATCGAGGAATTAAATCCAAACTGGATCGATTTGAGTGAAGGTCTATTGTAG
- a CDS encoding sigma-70 family RNA polymerase sigma factor, with protein sequence MKKEHDVTQVLIAASQGNSRASEQLWSIVYNELRRIAHRQLMGERDRRLLSTTGLVHEAYLRLVDDIQISWQDRSHFFGIASRVMRRVIVDNARRHCAQKRGGGLMDESFDEERFLPDDRMQEVLDLDEALSRLTELNPRWSQVVECRYFGGLSEEETAEALAVSVRTVERDWVKARAWLYSHIRGEKQDRMMNV encoded by the coding sequence ATGAAAAAAGAACACGACGTGACGCAGGTCCTCATCGCGGCAAGCCAGGGGAATTCGCGGGCGTCCGAACAGCTGTGGTCTATCGTTTACAATGAATTGCGACGGATCGCCCACCGTCAGTTGATGGGCGAACGCGATCGCCGGTTGCTCTCGACCACGGGCCTAGTCCACGAAGCCTACCTGCGGCTGGTGGATGACATCCAGATTTCCTGGCAGGATCGCTCCCACTTCTTCGGCATCGCTTCCCGCGTCATGCGCCGGGTGATTGTAGACAACGCGCGCCGGCACTGCGCCCAGAAACGCGGCGGCGGGCTGATGGACGAGTCGTTCGACGAAGAACGTTTCCTGCCCGACGATCGTATGCAGGAAGTGCTGGACCTCGACGAGGCCCTCTCTCGCCTCACCGAGCTAAATCCCCGCTGGAGCCAGGTGGTCGAGTGCCGCTACTTTGGTGGCCTGTCGGAAGAAGAAACCGCCGAGGCCCTGGCCGTGTCCGTTCGCACGGTCGAACGGGACTGGGTGAAGGCTCGCGCGTGGCTCTACAGCCATATACGAGGCGAGAAGCAGGATAGGATGATGAATGTCTGA